The following are encoded in a window of Solidesulfovibrio magneticus RS-1 genomic DNA:
- a CDS encoding secretin N-terminal domain-containing protein, whose amino-acid sequence MQVTGNKRRPGGFAATAAGMILIMAVGCVKKPQKDTFIEHWETMANKSEGYSPVARPRKVEFSKATIKADKPEKEAPKPVKALPKQKVTLRMYDTDLVAVVRAMARAANQNVVLSSSIPGAAGGDKALRINVNVVDAPWDETFTSILTANGLAYAVEGDIIRVMTLADMEQQNKLKEAHNKLLAEKTKAKELEPFVMARVEINFAELPKIYATLSAMCGGSAQSGLAGGQGQANQAKPGETVRDITPTSATSDAMNIQGQSGARNPGQLNCSVVPDQHSNSIIVQGPPNDAERLVALIEELDKPRPQVKLKAFIVQTDRETGRQLGVQWGGLLKNSNLRISPAQTGTSTTTLNTGNTSGNTVGSNTSTNSSLSGNNSTTLNNTLAANTANNSTTTTTVNADGTVTTTTSSTSSPSDSSVSNLAASAASALAASMLAANTGTSSNSTSGSSTLASTASPAFAGGTSGQGFGLNFPALSSALTSASGLGAAGAGVNFLFGNIAGNVLEAQLTALAESNKVKILSSPTITTMENHSAFVENGMDVPYVSTSQNGTNVQFAHATLKLEMLPHVVDNSNLRMKIVVKDDQVDTTNTVQGNPFIYKRETQSNLVVEDGDTIVISGLTRDTVGDNEAGVPYLSDIPGLGWAFKTKASSIKREEIYIFVTPTILKEKPISPPPAVAMIRPSDAAETDKIGSLTQ is encoded by the coding sequence ATGCAAGTGACGGGCAACAAAAGACGGCCGGGCGGCTTCGCGGCGACGGCGGCGGGGATGATCCTGATCATGGCCGTGGGCTGCGTCAAAAAGCCCCAGAAAGATACCTTCATCGAGCATTGGGAGACCATGGCCAACAAGTCCGAGGGCTATTCCCCGGTGGCCAGGCCGCGCAAGGTGGAGTTCTCCAAGGCGACCATCAAGGCTGACAAGCCCGAGAAGGAAGCGCCCAAGCCGGTCAAGGCCCTGCCCAAGCAGAAGGTGACGCTGCGCATGTACGACACCGATCTGGTGGCCGTTGTGCGGGCCATGGCCCGGGCGGCCAACCAGAACGTGGTGCTGTCCTCGTCCATCCCGGGCGCGGCCGGCGGCGACAAGGCCCTGCGTATCAACGTCAACGTGGTCGACGCCCCCTGGGACGAGACCTTCACGAGTATCCTTACGGCCAACGGCCTGGCCTACGCCGTGGAAGGCGACATCATCCGCGTCATGACCCTGGCCGACATGGAGCAGCAAAACAAGCTCAAGGAAGCTCACAACAAACTTCTGGCCGAAAAGACCAAGGCCAAGGAGCTGGAGCCCTTCGTCATGGCCCGGGTGGAGATCAACTTCGCCGAGCTGCCCAAGATCTACGCCACCCTGTCGGCCATGTGCGGCGGGTCCGCCCAGTCTGGACTGGCCGGCGGCCAGGGCCAGGCCAACCAGGCCAAGCCCGGCGAGACCGTGCGCGACATCACCCCCACCAGCGCCACCAGCGACGCCATGAACATCCAGGGGCAAAGCGGGGCGCGCAATCCCGGTCAGCTCAACTGCTCGGTAGTGCCCGACCAGCACAGCAACTCCATCATCGTCCAAGGGCCACCCAACGACGCTGAACGGCTGGTGGCGCTTATTGAGGAACTCGACAAACCCCGTCCCCAGGTCAAGCTCAAGGCGTTTATCGTCCAGACCGACCGCGAGACCGGCCGCCAGCTCGGCGTGCAGTGGGGCGGGCTGCTCAAAAATTCCAACCTGCGCATCTCTCCGGCCCAGACCGGCACCTCGACCACGACGCTTAATACCGGCAACACTTCCGGCAACACCGTGGGCAGCAACACGTCCACCAATTCGTCGCTTAGCGGCAACAACAGCACCACCCTGAACAACACGTTGGCTGCCAATACCGCCAACAACAGCACCACCACCACCACGGTCAACGCCGACGGCACGGTCACCACCACCACCTCCTCCACCTCGTCCCCGTCGGACAGTTCGGTATCCAACCTGGCGGCCAGCGCCGCCTCGGCCCTGGCCGCCAGCATGCTGGCCGCCAATACCGGTACCTCGTCCAACAGCACCTCGGGCTCCTCGACCCTGGCCTCGACAGCCTCGCCGGCCTTTGCCGGCGGCACCTCGGGCCAGGGCTTTGGCCTCAACTTCCCGGCGCTGTCCTCCGCTTTGACCAGCGCCTCGGGCCTGGGCGCGGCCGGGGCCGGCGTCAACTTCCTGTTCGGCAACATCGCCGGCAACGTGCTGGAAGCCCAGCTCACCGCCCTGGCCGAGTCCAACAAGGTGAAGATCCTCTCCAGCCCCACCATCACCACCATGGAGAACCACTCCGCTTTCGTGGAAAACGGCATGGACGTGCCCTACGTCTCCACCTCGCAAAACGGCACCAACGTCCAGTTCGCCCACGCCACCCTCAAGCTCGAAATGCTGCCCCACGTGGTGGACAACTCCAATCTACGCATGAAGATCGTGGTGAAAGACGACCAAGTGGACACCACCAACACCGTCCAGGGCAACCCGTTTATCTACAAGCGCGAAACCCAGTCCAACCTCGTGGTCGAGGACGGCGACACCATCGTCATCTCTGGGCTGACCCGCGACACCGTCGGCGACAACGAGGCCGGCGTGCCCTACCTCAGCGACATTCCGGGCCTGGGCTGGGCGTTTAAGACCAAGGCGTCGAGCATCAAACGCGAAGAGATCTACATCTTCGTGACGCCGACCATCCTCAAGGAAAAGCCCATATCCCCGCCGCCGGCCGTGGCCATGATCCGGCCTTCCGACGCGGCCGAGACGGATAAAATCGGGTCTTTGACCCAGTAG
- a CDS encoding LytR/AlgR family response regulator transcription factor, which produces MDRITALLVHPDPAVRTALRTELCRVDFIRVLGEAADAYEASELLRAIPYGLLFCGVDLGGEMGGFELAEALAAAKRQPGLVFIAADETRAFRAFELGAADYLLWPFTPQRFAQTLDRLARFRPAFREAPPPEWRAAAAPRPGQDDDGDDEAGGEETVRLPLEEDEEDRFLSALRQAWDPRHERAVDIEKLPITLDGRTILLPYTQILFIEAYEDYSFVHTASQKMLTSYRLKNLEERLRPHRFFRVHRKYLVNLDQVTEIATLPGGNFMLRTAGKTRIELPIGRRRIGELKQILGL; this is translated from the coding sequence ATGGACCGCATCACAGCACTCCTCGTCCATCCCGATCCGGCCGTGCGCACGGCCCTTCGGACCGAGCTTTGCCGAGTCGACTTCATCCGGGTGCTGGGCGAGGCGGCCGACGCCTACGAGGCGTCCGAGCTGTTGCGCGCCATCCCCTACGGCCTGCTCTTTTGCGGCGTGGACCTTGGTGGGGAAATGGGCGGCTTCGAGCTGGCCGAGGCCCTGGCCGCCGCCAAGCGCCAGCCCGGGCTGGTTTTCATCGCCGCCGACGAAACGCGCGCCTTTCGCGCCTTTGAACTCGGCGCGGCCGACTATCTGCTGTGGCCGTTCACCCCCCAGCGTTTCGCCCAGACCCTGGACCGGCTGGCCCGGTTCCGCCCGGCCTTCCGCGAGGCCCCGCCGCCGGAATGGCGGGCCGCCGCCGCGCCGCGTCCGGGCCAGGACGACGACGGCGACGACGAGGCCGGCGGCGAGGAAACCGTGCGCCTGCCCCTGGAAGAGGACGAGGAGGACCGGTTCCTGTCGGCCCTGCGCCAGGCCTGGGACCCGCGCCACGAACGGGCCGTGGACATCGAAAAGCTGCCCATCACCCTGGACGGCCGCACCATCCTTTTGCCCTACACCCAGATCCTTTTTATCGAGGCCTACGAGGACTATTCCTTCGTCCATACCGCCAGCCAGAAGATGCTGACCTCGTATCGCCTCAAAAACCTTGAAGAACGCTTGCGGCCCCACCGCTTTTTCCGGGTCCACCGCAAATACCTCGTCAATCTCGACCAGGTGACCGAGATCGCCACCCTGCCCGGCGGCAACTTCATGCTGCGCACCGCCGGCAAAACCCGCATCGAGCTGCCCATCGGCCGCCGCCGCATCGGCGAGCTCAAGCAGATCCTCGGTCTGTGA
- the acs gene encoding acetate--CoA ligase: MPPTTGTLDALLVEQRVFRPAPATVIEANIKPHDLAEAYALAGADHLAFWEKAALELEWRRKWDAVLDDSRPPFYRWFPGAQGNIAHNALDRHVHAWTKNKLALIWEGEAGDCRKFTYFELYREVNRLAGALRGLGVGRGDRVCLYMPPIPETVIAMLAAAKIGAPHVFVFAGYSAKALRERVNDSRAKVVITADGFYRGGRMIDLKAVVDEALPGVRPEAAESVVVVRRTGHDIDMQEPRDLYYHDLLRQESPEAPTEVMEADEPLFWLHTSGSTGKPKAVIHGHAGYMVGAHHTFRTVFDVKPTDIHFCTADPGWITGHTYGVYGPLLTGATVILYEGHPLYPQADRLPSIIERYGATIFYATPTLIRMLMRYGPQYPKKRDLSTLRLLGSVGEPLGPEAWMWLYKHFGGSKCPLLDTWWQTETGMAMIAPMPISVLKPGSVGKALPGIEAEVVDEAGAPVEPGQGGYLVIKKPWPAMCLGLEGDPAGYRAAYWERIPGMYFAGDVARRDEDGYFWIQGRADEVLNIAGHRVGTAEVEAALTAHRFVAEAAVIGLPDKIKGEVAKAFVVPDPGWIAAFPDADAFDAELRAHVRRELGPIVVMRAVELRDTLPKTTSGKILRRQLRKEELREG, translated from the coding sequence ATGCCGCCGACGACCGGAACCCTGGACGCCCTGCTCGTGGAACAACGGGTGTTTCGCCCGGCCCCGGCCACGGTCATCGAAGCCAATATCAAACCCCACGACCTGGCCGAGGCCTACGCCCTGGCCGGCGCGGACCATCTGGCCTTCTGGGAAAAGGCGGCCCTGGAGCTGGAATGGCGGCGCAAGTGGGACGCCGTGCTGGACGATTCGCGTCCGCCCTTTTACCGCTGGTTTCCCGGGGCCCAGGGCAACATCGCCCACAACGCCCTGGATCGGCATGTCCATGCCTGGACGAAAAACAAGCTGGCGCTCATCTGGGAGGGCGAGGCCGGGGATTGCCGCAAATTCACCTATTTCGAGCTGTACCGCGAAGTGAACCGGCTGGCCGGGGCGCTGCGGGGCCTGGGCGTCGGGCGCGGCGACCGGGTGTGCCTGTACATGCCGCCCATCCCCGAAACGGTTATCGCCATGCTGGCCGCGGCCAAGATCGGCGCGCCCCACGTGTTCGTTTTCGCCGGCTATTCGGCCAAGGCCCTGCGCGAACGCGTAAACGACAGCCGGGCCAAGGTCGTCATTACGGCCGACGGCTTCTACCGGGGCGGCCGCATGATCGACCTCAAGGCCGTGGTGGACGAGGCCCTGCCGGGCGTGCGGCCCGAGGCGGCCGAGTCCGTGGTGGTGGTGCGCCGCACCGGCCACGACATCGACATGCAGGAGCCGCGCGACCTCTACTACCACGACCTCTTGCGCCAGGAATCGCCCGAGGCCCCCACCGAAGTCATGGAGGCCGACGAGCCGCTCTTTTGGCTCCACACCTCCGGCTCCACCGGCAAGCCCAAGGCGGTCATCCACGGCCACGCCGGCTACATGGTCGGCGCCCACCACACCTTCCGCACGGTCTTTGACGTCAAGCCGACCGACATCCATTTCTGCACCGCCGATCCCGGCTGGATCACCGGCCACACCTACGGCGTCTACGGCCCACTGCTCACCGGGGCCACGGTCATCCTCTATGAAGGCCATCCGCTCTATCCCCAGGCCGACCGGCTGCCGAGCATCATCGAGCGCTACGGGGCCACCATTTTTTACGCCACGCCGACGCTCATCCGCATGCTCATGCGCTACGGGCCGCAGTATCCCAAGAAGCGCGACCTCTCGACCCTGCGACTGCTCGGCAGCGTCGGCGAACCCCTTGGCCCCGAGGCCTGGATGTGGCTGTACAAGCATTTCGGCGGTTCCAAGTGTCCGCTGCTGGACACCTGGTGGCAGACCGAAACCGGCATGGCCATGATCGCGCCCATGCCGATCTCGGTGCTCAAGCCCGGGTCGGTGGGCAAGGCGCTGCCCGGCATCGAGGCCGAGGTGGTGGACGAGGCTGGCGCGCCCGTGGAGCCGGGCCAGGGCGGCTATCTGGTCATCAAAAAACCCTGGCCGGCCATGTGCCTGGGGCTGGAGGGCGATCCGGCCGGCTACCGCGCCGCCTACTGGGAGCGCATCCCTGGGATGTATTTCGCCGGGGACGTGGCCCGGCGCGACGAGGACGGCTATTTCTGGATTCAGGGCCGGGCCGACGAGGTGCTCAACATCGCCGGCCACCGGGTGGGCACGGCCGAGGTGGAAGCGGCGCTGACGGCCCACCGTTTCGTGGCCGAAGCGGCGGTCATCGGGCTGCCCGACAAGATCAAGGGCGAGGTGGCCAAGGCGTTTGTCGTGCCCGACCCGGGCTGGATCGCCGCGTTCCCCGACGCCGACGCCTTTGACGCCGAACTGCGGGCCCATGTGCGGCGCGAGCTGGGACCCATCGTCGTCATGCGGGCGGTGGAGTTGCGGGATACGTTGCCCAAGACGACCAGCGGGAAGATTTTAAGAAGGCAGTTGCGGAAGGAGGAGTTGAGGGAGGGGTAA
- a CDS encoding ExeA family protein — protein MSYYLAMGLTREPFSNSPDPDMLYRSRTHLECLQHMEIGVRLRRGLNVVLGAVGAGKTTLARELTRVLGADGDIEAYLLDDPACASTTDLLLSILTLFGLDAASMWRDPMILKEVVKAELARRSGEQGRTVALIIDEGQKITPDCLELLRELLNFETATHKLLQIVIFAQSEFEETLAARPNLDDRVNYRYRLECLNRAETARMIETRLARCAPDGETPGVFTPAALRRIHRRTGGHPRKIVRLCHLSMLLAVGFGKARVSWWLVGRAEREAAGGRSLLSRLPRWPRAPRLAVAGAACAGLVLVLSLAAPGLPGLPALPDLSRLAQDAVSRLDALLAAPTPPAAPSSPSAPQAQALYAPELAGVVSTEPQVPARPESPASPAADVAAVPAVSAPLAPRAASVVHAPPANPTALEGLGASLALSAAALPAEPAAAETTRIGRAVALETAAPATAAAVKTSAVAPAAPETLGQSVVRSGWAVTRQAARLYGNGGRAVMARLAKANPGVNFDRVRAGDTLVFPAIPAAPLEAGQCLVKVAAVASLDEGFAYLGRHAGADMNLSLYCTYAPATGLRYDIVLGSLFGDRASAEAALAELPRELASRASIVSGYGPDAVAFTDLGPWPGLRGGPKMAGPAGGSQDTKQRMVVSEAARP, from the coding sequence ATGAGCTACTATCTGGCGATGGGACTGACGCGGGAACCTTTTTCCAATTCCCCCGATCCCGACATGCTCTACCGGTCACGGACGCATCTGGAGTGCCTGCAGCACATGGAGATCGGCGTGCGGCTTCGCCGGGGGCTTAATGTGGTGCTCGGGGCCGTGGGCGCGGGCAAGACCACCCTGGCCAGGGAACTGACGCGTGTCCTTGGGGCCGACGGCGACATCGAGGCCTATCTCCTGGACGATCCGGCCTGTGCCTCCACCACCGACTTGCTGCTTTCGATCCTCACGCTTTTCGGCCTCGACGCCGCGTCCATGTGGCGCGATCCCATGATACTCAAGGAAGTGGTCAAGGCCGAGCTGGCCCGGCGCAGCGGCGAGCAGGGGCGCACCGTGGCCCTAATTATCGACGAAGGCCAAAAGATCACCCCCGACTGCCTGGAGCTGTTGCGCGAACTGCTCAACTTCGAGACGGCCACGCATAAGCTTCTGCAGATCGTCATCTTCGCCCAGTCCGAATTTGAGGAGACCCTTGCCGCCCGGCCCAACCTCGATGATCGGGTCAATTACCGCTACCGCCTGGAATGCTTGAACCGCGCCGAGACGGCGCGCATGATCGAGACGCGCCTGGCTCGTTGCGCTCCCGATGGGGAAACGCCCGGCGTGTTCACTCCGGCTGCCCTGCGCCGCATCCATCGCCGTACCGGCGGGCATCCGCGCAAGATCGTGCGGTTGTGCCATCTGTCCATGCTTTTAGCCGTGGGCTTCGGCAAAGCCCGGGTCAGCTGGTGGCTGGTGGGCCGGGCCGAGCGCGAGGCGGCCGGCGGTCGATCCCTGCTGTCCCGGCTGCCCCGATGGCCCCGAGCGCCCCGCCTGGCTGTCGCCGGCGCGGCCTGCGCCGGCCTGGTCCTGGTGTTGTCCCTGGCTGCTCCTGGCCTGCCTGGCTTGCCCGCTTTGCCCGATCTGTCCCGCTTGGCCCAGGATGCCGTAAGCCGCCTGGACGCCCTGTTGGCCGCGCCGACGCCGCCTGCCGCCCCGTCCTCGCCTTCGGCCCCGCAGGCCCAGGCCCTCTACGCGCCCGAACTGGCCGGCGTCGTTTCCACCGAGCCTCAGGTTCCGGCCCGTCCCGAGAGTCCGGCCAGTCCGGCCGCCGACGTCGCGGCCGTGCCGGCCGTGAGCGCCCCCTTGGCTCCCCGGGCCGCTTCGGTGGTCCATGCGCCGCCGGCCAATCCGACGGCGTTGGAAGGGCTTGGCGCGTCCCTGGCCTTGTCCGCCGCCGCCCTGCCGGCCGAGCCGGCCGCGGCCGAGACCACACGCATCGGCCGCGCCGTGGCCCTGGAAACCGCCGCGCCGGCCACGGCCGCCGCGGTCAAGACCAGCGCCGTCGCCCCTGCCGCGCCCGAGACCCTGGGCCAGTCCGTGGTCCGTTCGGGCTGGGCCGTCACCCGCCAGGCCGCGCGGCTTTACGGCAACGGCGGCCGGGCCGTCATGGCCAGGCTGGCCAAGGCCAATCCGGGGGTCAATTTCGACCGGGTGCGCGCCGGCGACACCCTGGTTTTCCCGGCCATTCCGGCCGCTCCCCTGGAAGCGGGGCAATGTCTGGTCAAGGTGGCCGCCGTGGCCAGCCTCGACGAGGGCTTTGCCTATCTTGGCCGCCATGCCGGGGCCGACATGAACCTTTCCCTGTATTGCACCTATGCTCCGGCAACCGGGCTGCGCTACGACATCGTGCTCGGCTCCCTGTTTGGCGACCGGGCCTCGGCCGAGGCCGCCCTGGCCGAACTGCCGCGCGAACTGGCTTCCCGGGCCTCCATCGTCTCCGGTTACGGCCCGGACGCCGTGGCCTTCACGGACCTCGGCCCCTGGCCGGGGTTACGGGGCGGCCCCAAGATGGCCGGACCGGCCGGCGGCAGCCAGGACACCAAGCAGCGCATGGTCGTCTCCGAGGCCGCCCGGCCCTAA
- a CDS encoding type IV pilus twitching motility protein PilT — protein MAQLDAFFKMLKDTGASDLHLSSGCQPMLRLNGRLERIKYKVLENEELKTLLYEIAPQRLLAVFEETGDLDFAYAAPGLGRLRCNYFRQERGVAAAFRAIPETVPTLADLGLPDILGELAMRPKGLVLVTGPTGSGKSTTLAAMIRHALEARRDHIITVEDPIEFLHASAGCLINQREVGRDTRSFAAALRGALREDPDIILVGEMRDLETIELALEAAETGHLVLSTLHTVSAAKTIDRVIDVFPGDRQAQIRSALSESLTAVISQTLLRRADAPGRVMAMELLLANTAVRNLIRENKIFQINSVLETAKAQGMRTLDDSLLELLAAGRIEPADALRNAVNKTRFEGLVPAPAASA, from the coding sequence ATGGCCCAGCTCGACGCTTTTTTTAAGATGCTCAAGGATACCGGAGCTTCGGACCTGCACCTCTCCAGCGGCTGCCAGCCCATGCTGCGCCTCAATGGCCGGCTGGAACGCATCAAGTACAAGGTGCTGGAAAACGAGGAATTAAAGACCCTGCTCTACGAGATCGCGCCCCAGCGGCTGTTGGCCGTTTTCGAGGAAACCGGCGACCTGGACTTCGCCTACGCCGCCCCGGGGCTGGGCCGGCTTCGCTGCAACTACTTTCGCCAGGAACGCGGCGTGGCCGCCGCCTTCCGGGCCATCCCGGAAACCGTGCCGACACTGGCCGACCTCGGTCTGCCGGACATCCTGGGCGAGCTGGCCATGCGCCCCAAGGGACTGGTGCTGGTCACCGGCCCCACCGGCTCGGGCAAGTCCACGACCCTGGCCGCCATGATCCGCCACGCCCTCGAAGCCCGGCGCGACCACATCATCACCGTGGAAGACCCCATCGAATTCCTCCACGCCTCGGCCGGGTGCCTGATTAACCAGCGCGAGGTGGGCCGCGACACCCGCTCCTTTGCCGCCGCCCTGCGCGGGGCGCTGCGCGAAGACCCGGACATCATCCTGGTCGGCGAAATGCGCGACCTCGAAACCATCGAGCTGGCCCTGGAAGCGGCCGAGACCGGCCATCTGGTGCTGTCCACCCTGCACACCGTCTCGGCCGCCAAGACCATCGACCGGGTCATCGACGTCTTCCCCGGTGACCGGCAGGCGCAGATCCGCTCGGCCCTGTCGGAATCGCTGACCGCCGTCATCTCCCAAACGCTGCTGCGCCGGGCCGACGCCCCGGGCCGGGTCATGGCCATGGAGCTGCTTCTGGCCAACACCGCCGTGCGCAACCTCATCCGCGAAAACAAGATCTTCCAGATCAACTCCGTGCTGGAGACGGCCAAGGCCCAGGGGATGCGCACCCTGGACGACTCGCTCCTGGAACTCTTGGCCGCCGGACGCATCGAACCGGCCGACGCCCTGCGAAACGCCGTCAACAAGACCCGGTTCGAAGGCCTTGTCCCGGCCCCGGCCGCTTCGGCCTAG
- a CDS encoding type IV pilus twitching motility protein PilT, producing MEHALLDALVGQALAAAPRASDLLFPPAGPAGALVDGAFTPLPGLGAPTSPPTTDALARELLGQNARLAADLTRLGSCDVSYRHSSGWRFRANIHRAGQGLGLVLRRLPAAPAPLAALTLPPAAARLTELAEGLVLVVGATGSGKSTTLAALAAAILAARPVHVVTLEDPIECLLPPGRGIVTQRERGTDFPDFAEGLRAALRQAPHVIVLGEARDRDTLDAALTAAETGHLVLATLHTADCAGAVERVLACFGPAEEKLARNRLAGSLKAVLAQRLLPRLGGGRAVSAELLVTTLRLRERIASGEATSLGVADIIEQGAPYGMVGFDASTAALFAAGLITEETALARASDRAALARGLDAVKAARGQAVSTITGLRLEGE from the coding sequence GTGGAGCACGCCCTTCTCGACGCCCTCGTCGGCCAGGCCCTTGCCGCCGCGCCCCGGGCCTCGGACCTGCTCTTCCCCCCGGCCGGCCCGGCCGGGGCGCTGGTGGACGGCGCGTTTACCCCCCTGCCGGGCCTTGGCGCGCCGACCTCGCCGCCAACCACCGACGCCCTGGCCCGGGAGCTGCTCGGGCAGAACGCCCGTCTGGCTGCCGACCTCACGCGCCTTGGCAGTTGCGACGTGTCCTACCGCCATTCCTCGGGCTGGCGCTTTCGGGCCAACATCCACCGGGCCGGACAAGGCCTTGGGCTGGTCCTGCGACGCCTGCCGGCCGCGCCCGCGCCCCTGGCCGCCTTGACGCTGCCCCCGGCGGCGGCCCGGCTGACCGAACTGGCCGAGGGGCTGGTCCTGGTGGTCGGGGCCACGGGGTCGGGCAAATCCACCACCCTGGCCGCCCTGGCCGCCGCCATCCTGGCCGCCCGGCCCGTGCACGTCGTCACCCTGGAAGACCCCATCGAATGCCTGCTGCCGCCCGGACGCGGCATCGTCACCCAGCGCGAGCGCGGCACGGATTTCCCGGATTTCGCCGAAGGCCTGCGGGCCGCCCTACGCCAAGCGCCCCATGTCATCGTCCTGGGCGAGGCCCGGGACCGCGACACCCTGGACGCGGCGCTCACCGCCGCCGAAACCGGCCATCTGGTACTGGCCACGCTGCATACCGCCGACTGCGCCGGAGCCGTGGAGCGTGTGCTGGCCTGCTTCGGTCCGGCCGAGGAAAAGCTCGCCCGCAACCGGCTGGCCGGTTCCCTCAAGGCCGTGCTGGCCCAGCGCCTGCTGCCGCGCCTGGGCGGAGGCCGGGCCGTTTCGGCCGAACTGCTCGTCACCACCCTGCGCCTGCGCGAACGCATCGCCTCGGGCGAGGCGACAAGCCTTGGCGTCGCCGACATCATCGAACAGGGCGCGCCCTACGGCATGGTGGGCTTCGACGCCTCCACGGCCGCGCTTTTCGCCGCCGGCCTTATCACCGAGGAAACCGCCCTGGCCCGGGCCTCGGACCGGGCCGCCCTGGCCCGGGGCCTGGACGCGGTCAAGGCCGCCCGGGGACAGGCCGTCTCCACCATCACCGGCCTGCGCCTGGAGGGCGAGTGA
- a CDS encoding helix-turn-helix domain-containing protein: MHERKMEVKETYTVQEVARLLKCSDQTVRKLLKGHELRGAKVGRGWRICHDEVVRMTRLQG, from the coding sequence ATGCACGAGCGCAAGATGGAAGTGAAGGAAACCTACACGGTCCAGGAAGTGGCCAGGTTGCTCAAATGCAGCGACCAGACGGTGCGTAAGCTCCTCAAGGGCCACGAGCTTCGTGGGGCCAAGGTGGGCCGGGGTTGGCGCATTTGTCACGACGAAGTGGTGCGCATGACGCGGCTTCAGGGCTAG